The Microbacter sp. GSS18 genome has a segment encoding these proteins:
- the trmD gene encoding tRNA (guanosine(37)-N1)-methyltransferase TrmD: MRIDIVTIFPAFFDVLDVSLIGKARDRGILDLHIHDLRAWTHDRHRTVDDTPYGGGAGMVMKPEPWGEALDAVLSPDALLLVPSPAGERFTQAMARELAGEQQLVFACGRYEGIDQRVVDHYAARGRVRLISLGDYVLNGGEVAAMAVIEATSRLVPGVVGNPDSLVEESHEDGLLEYPSYTKPAVWRGLEVPSVLLSGNHGAIERWRREQSLERTRRHRPDLLE; encoded by the coding sequence ATGCGCATCGACATCGTCACGATCTTCCCGGCGTTCTTCGATGTGCTGGACGTCTCGCTGATCGGCAAGGCGCGCGACCGCGGCATCCTGGACCTGCACATCCACGACCTGCGGGCATGGACGCACGATCGCCACCGGACCGTCGACGACACGCCCTACGGGGGCGGTGCCGGCATGGTCATGAAGCCCGAGCCGTGGGGCGAGGCGCTGGACGCCGTCCTCTCGCCCGACGCCCTCCTGCTGGTCCCGTCGCCCGCCGGCGAGCGGTTCACGCAGGCCATGGCGCGCGAGCTCGCGGGGGAGCAGCAGCTGGTCTTCGCGTGCGGACGCTACGAGGGCATCGACCAGCGTGTCGTCGATCACTACGCCGCGCGCGGCCGCGTGCGGCTGATCAGTCTCGGCGACTACGTGCTCAACGGCGGCGAAGTCGCCGCGATGGCCGTCATCGAGGCGACCTCGCGCCTCGTGCCCGGCGTCGTCGGCAATCCCGACAGTCTCGTCGAGGAATCCCATGAGGACGGACTGCTGGAATACCCCAGCTACACCAAGCCGGCCGTCTGGCGCGGACTCGAGGTCCCCTCCGTGCTCCTGAGCGGCAACCACGGCGCCATCGAGCGCTGGCGCCGAGAGCAGAGTCTCGAGCGCACGCGGCGTCACCGCCCGGACCTGCTCGAGTAG
- the pyk gene encoding pyruvate kinase, translated as MRRAKIVATLGPATASYDTVEQLVRAGLDVARINRSHGDYADHEQAYAYVRRASDTTGRAVGILVDLQGPKIRLARFVDGPHQLAPGDEFTITAEDVPGTKEICGTTYPDLAKDVEPGDTLLIDDGKVRLRVLDTDGVRVRTEVVVGGPVSNNKGINLPGVAVSAPALSEKDEADLRWALRLGADIVALSFVRSAKDAIRARVIMAEEGRDVPLFAKIEKPEAVDHLQEIIDAFDGVMVARGDLGVELPLEMVPLVQKRAIDLARRWAKPVIVATQMLESMIDNPVPTRAETSDVANAVLDGADAVMLSGETSVGAHPVTVVETMARIVSSTEREGLSRIPELGTKPRTQGGAITLAAISIADFVGARYVCVFSQSGDSARRMSRLRHEVPILAFTDLPGTRSRSAVIWGVETYLVRRGKTTDELLGILDETLLSSGRAQVGDRVIMTAGAPPGIAGSTNDVRVHTVGAGSAEVLR; from the coding sequence ATGCGCCGTGCCAAGATCGTCGCCACGCTGGGGCCTGCGACAGCCAGCTACGACACCGTCGAACAGCTGGTGAGGGCGGGCCTCGACGTCGCCCGCATCAACCGGAGCCACGGCGACTACGCCGACCACGAGCAGGCCTACGCCTACGTCCGGCGCGCCAGCGACACCACCGGCAGGGCGGTGGGCATCCTCGTCGACCTGCAGGGCCCCAAGATCCGTCTCGCACGATTCGTCGACGGCCCGCATCAGCTGGCGCCCGGCGACGAGTTCACGATCACCGCGGAGGACGTTCCGGGCACCAAGGAGATCTGCGGCACCACGTACCCGGATCTCGCGAAGGACGTCGAGCCCGGTGACACGCTGCTCATCGACGACGGCAAGGTCCGCCTGCGCGTCCTCGACACGGACGGCGTGCGCGTGCGCACGGAAGTCGTCGTCGGCGGCCCGGTGTCGAACAACAAGGGGATCAACCTGCCCGGTGTGGCCGTGAGCGCGCCCGCGCTGAGCGAGAAGGACGAGGCGGACCTGCGCTGGGCGCTTCGCCTCGGCGCCGACATCGTCGCCCTGTCGTTCGTGCGCAGCGCCAAGGATGCGATCCGCGCGCGGGTGATCATGGCGGAGGAGGGACGGGACGTCCCGCTCTTCGCCAAGATCGAGAAGCCCGAGGCCGTCGACCACCTGCAGGAGATCATCGACGCCTTCGACGGCGTCATGGTCGCCCGCGGCGACCTGGGCGTGGAGCTCCCCCTGGAGATGGTCCCGCTCGTGCAGAAGCGGGCGATCGATCTCGCCCGCCGCTGGGCCAAGCCCGTCATCGTGGCGACCCAGATGCTCGAGTCCATGATCGACAACCCCGTCCCCACGCGCGCCGAGACCTCGGACGTCGCCAACGCGGTGCTCGACGGCGCCGACGCGGTCATGCTGTCGGGCGAGACGAGTGTGGGAGCGCACCCGGTCACCGTCGTGGAGACGATGGCGCGGATCGTGTCCTCCACCGAGCGCGAGGGACTCTCGCGCATTCCCGAGCTCGGCACCAAGCCGCGCACGCAGGGGGGTGCGATCACGCTCGCGGCGATCAGCATCGCCGATTTCGTCGGCGCGCGCTACGTGTGCGTCTTCAGCCAGTCGGGCGACTCGGCGCGCCGCATGTCGCGGCTGCGGCACGAGGTGCCGATCCTGGCCTTCACGGACCTGCCCGGGACCCGTTCCCGCAGCGCCGTGATCTGGGGGGTCGAGACGTACCTGGTCCGGCGCGGCAAGACCACGGACGAGCTGCTCGGCATCCTGGACGAGACGCTGCTGTCGAGCGGCCGCGCACAGGTCGGCGACCGCGTCATCATGACCGCCGGCGCCCCTCCCGGGATCGCGGGTTCGACCAACGACGTCCGTGTGCACACGGTCGGAGCGGGATCCGCCGAAGTCCTCCGCTGA
- the glgX gene encoding glycogen debranching protein GlgX — METWPGSAYPLGATFDGNGTNFALFSEGAERVELCLFGDRGKETRVPLVEVDAFVWHAYLPNVGPGQRYGYRVHGPYDPPNGQRFNPNKLLLDPYAKAVDGQVAWGQPVFGYDFGAPDSRNDSDSATSMMKGVVVNPFFDWAGDRHPKTPYAESFIYEAHVRGLTQLHPDIPHEIRGTYSAIAHPAIIDHLLRLGVTAIELMPVHQFVNDSTLQEKGLSNYWGYNTVAFFAPQNTYAATGQRGNQVQEFKGMVRALHSAGIEVILDVVYNHTAEGNHLGPMLSMRGIDNEAYYRLEQNDKRYYTDYTGTGNSLNVGNPHALQLIMDSLRYWVLEMHVDGFRFDLASALAREFYDVDRLATFFELVQQDPVVSQVKLIAEPWDVGPGGYQVGNFPPQWTEWNGKYRDTVRDFWRGEPQALGEFASRLTGSADLYAHSGRWPVASINFVTAHDGFTLRDLVSYNRKHNKANGEDGRDGEDHNRSWNHGVEGPTDDPRILTLRARQQRNFIATLLLSQGVPMLLHGDELGRTQQGNNNGYAQDNELTWIDWDSADQPLIEFTAALARLRREHPTFRRRRFFNGRPVRREEGEPVPDIVWLRPDGTIMQPEDWDSGFGRAIGVFLNGDGIRERDRRGDEIEDEHFVVLFNAGEEDVSFHVPEVEFSPRWDVLVDTAGELAGVGPIEQGGTVKLHAKALVVLCEHDEQGDVETDHSVAASLAHALTGAIEVVPGHAPKMEVDRSS; from the coding sequence GTGGAGACCTGGCCAGGATCGGCTTATCCGCTGGGTGCGACGTTCGACGGCAACGGAACGAACTTCGCCCTGTTCAGCGAGGGCGCCGAGCGCGTCGAACTGTGCCTGTTCGGCGACCGCGGCAAGGAGACCCGCGTTCCGCTGGTCGAGGTGGACGCGTTCGTGTGGCATGCCTACCTGCCCAACGTCGGACCGGGGCAGCGATACGGCTATCGCGTGCACGGGCCGTACGACCCGCCGAACGGCCAGCGCTTCAACCCCAACAAGCTGCTGCTCGACCCGTACGCCAAGGCGGTCGACGGTCAGGTGGCATGGGGCCAGCCGGTGTTCGGCTACGACTTCGGTGCGCCCGACTCGCGCAACGACTCCGACTCGGCGACGTCGATGATGAAGGGCGTGGTCGTCAACCCGTTCTTCGACTGGGCGGGCGACCGCCACCCGAAGACGCCGTACGCCGAGTCGTTCATCTACGAGGCGCACGTCAGGGGGCTCACGCAGCTGCATCCCGACATCCCCCACGAGATCCGCGGGACGTACAGCGCCATCGCCCACCCGGCGATCATCGACCACCTGCTGCGACTGGGCGTGACGGCGATCGAGCTCATGCCGGTGCACCAGTTCGTCAACGACTCGACGCTGCAGGAGAAGGGCCTGTCGAACTACTGGGGCTACAACACCGTCGCCTTCTTCGCGCCGCAGAACACGTACGCCGCCACCGGCCAGCGCGGCAATCAGGTCCAGGAGTTCAAGGGCATGGTCCGCGCGCTGCACAGCGCGGGCATCGAGGTCATCCTCGACGTCGTCTACAACCACACCGCCGAGGGGAACCATCTCGGCCCCATGCTGTCGATGCGCGGGATCGACAACGAGGCGTACTACCGCCTCGAGCAGAACGACAAGCGGTACTACACCGACTACACCGGGACGGGGAACAGCCTCAACGTCGGCAACCCGCACGCGCTGCAGCTGATCATGGACTCGCTGCGGTACTGGGTGCTCGAGATGCACGTCGACGGCTTCCGATTCGACCTGGCCTCGGCCCTCGCCCGCGAGTTCTACGACGTCGACCGGCTGGCGACCTTCTTCGAGCTCGTGCAGCAGGACCCGGTGGTCTCGCAGGTCAAGCTCATCGCCGAGCCGTGGGACGTCGGGCCCGGCGGGTACCAGGTCGGCAACTTCCCGCCGCAGTGGACGGAGTGGAACGGCAAGTACCGTGACACCGTCCGCGACTTCTGGCGAGGCGAGCCCCAGGCGCTCGGCGAGTTCGCCTCGCGGCTGACCGGCTCCGCCGACCTGTACGCGCATTCGGGGCGCTGGCCGGTGGCGTCCATCAACTTCGTCACGGCCCACGACGGCTTCACGCTGCGCGACCTGGTCTCGTACAACCGCAAGCACAACAAGGCCAACGGCGAGGACGGCCGGGACGGCGAAGACCACAACCGGTCGTGGAACCACGGCGTCGAGGGCCCCACCGACGATCCCCGGATCCTCACGCTGCGCGCGCGGCAGCAGCGCAACTTCATCGCGACGCTGCTGCTGAGCCAGGGGGTTCCGATGCTGCTCCACGGCGACGAGCTGGGGCGCACGCAGCAGGGCAACAACAACGGCTACGCGCAGGACAACGAGCTGACGTGGATCGACTGGGACAGCGCCGATCAGCCGCTCATCGAGTTCACCGCCGCCCTCGCGCGACTGCGGCGGGAGCATCCGACCTTCCGCCGGCGGCGCTTCTTCAACGGCCGCCCCGTGCGGCGCGAGGAGGGCGAGCCGGTGCCCGACATCGTCTGGCTCCGGCCCGACGGCACCATCATGCAGCCCGAGGACTGGGACTCCGGCTTCGGACGCGCGATCGGCGTCTTCCTCAACGGCGACGGCATCCGCGAGCGCGACCGCCGGGGCGATGAGATCGAGGACGAGCACTTCGTGGTCCTGTTCAACGCCGGCGAGGAGGACGTCTCGTTCCACGTCCCCGAGGTCGAGTTCAGCCCGCGGTGGGACGTGCTCGTCGACACGGCCGGCGAGCTGGCCGGCGTCGGCCCGATCGAGCAGGGCGGCACCGTGAAACTCCACGCCAAGGCGCTGGTGGTTCTGTGCGAGCATGATGAGCAGGGCGACGTCGAGACCGACCACTCGGTGGCCGCATCTCTGGCCCACGCGCTCACGGGTGCGATCGAGGTCGTTCCCGGTCACGCCCCGAAGATGGAGGTCGATCGCTCGTCGTGA